The window TCGGCAATGAGTACGAGTTGGCGCGTAACAAGGAAGAGAGCCTTCAGGCACAGTTCAACCAGACCCAGGGCGAGGCGATGAATCTTAACCAGAAGGTCGTTCAGTATGCTGCACTGAAGCGCGATGTCGATGCCAATCGTCAACTTTATGACGCCCTGATGCTGAAGATCAAAGAGCAGAGCCTTACTCAGGACACCCAGCCGGTGAATGTCTGGATTGTAGAAAAGGCCACGGTCCCCACGTTTGCCGTGAAACCAAATAAAAAGAAGTTTTTGCTTGGCGGTTTTGTCGGTTGCCTCTTTCTGGGGATTGCTCTGGCGTTTTTTATTGAATATCTGGACAATACGGTGAAATCCCCCGAAGAGACCGAACGACGCCTGGGGATCAGTGTCCTCGGTGTTATTTCTCTCTGGGCGCAGGAGCAGGGAGAGGTGGAGAACGCGGTCAGCGAATCACCCCGGTCTGCTTTTGCCGAAAACTACAAGGCCTTGCGCGCCGCAGTTCAGCTCTCCAAGCCGGAGGGCGCTCCGAAGAGCATTCTGATTACCAGCCCGGGACCGTCGGCAGGCAAAACGACAACTGCGGTGAACCTGGCAACGGCGCTGGCACAATCTGAGAAGAAAGTTTTGTTGATTGATGCTGATCTGCGCAAACCGCGCGTACACAAAGTGTTCAGCAAATCGAACAAACATGGCCTTTCAAGCTACCTGAGTGGCGGTGATGGCAAGCAACTGCTGCAGAAGGGCCCCATAGAGAACCTGACTCTGATTACAGCCGGGCCGATCCCACCGAATCCGTCTGAATTGCTTTCGTCCAAGCGTATGGCCCAGATGATCGAAGATCTTTCAGCCAATTACGATGTTATTATTTGTGATTCTCCCCCCTTGATGTCGGTTTCTGATGCACGGGTTCTGAGCAATCTTTTTGAAGGGACGATTTTGGTGGTACGCGCGCATCTGACCCCCTTCGACCTGGCGCGCAAAGCGATCAAGTCGTTGGCCGATGTCAATGCGCCTTTGCTCGGTATGGTCATCAACGCGATCGAACTGAAGAAGAGTGATTATTACTACAACGATTATTACACGTCGTATGGTGACGAACCCGAAGAAGAGTCTGTGGAAAGCTGAGGGACTGGGGACTGGGGTCTGGAGACTGGCCAGGACGAAACAAGATCATAGTTGTTTGCTGTTGGCTCAGTTTGTCTCAATCCTTTTTTGTTTTTGATTGATTCCCTGTTCTAAAGGCACAATTCGCTTGTTACTCGTTACAGCTCAATGGCCTCACTCTATGATGGACATTCACTGCCATATCCTACCGGGGGTTGATGACGGCCCGGCGAACATGGAAGAATCTCTGGCTATGGCCCGTTTGGCCGTGTCTGATGGTATCGACACGGTCTTTGCCACGCCGCACGTCTATCTCGACGGGTTAACCAGTGATGAAATCAAAGAACATGCTGCTGCTCTGCAAAAGACAGTGACGGCCGCTGGTCTTGGTTTGAAAATCCTGTCTGGCGGGGAGGGCAGCAGCAGCCTCGAGTTTGAAAGTTTATGCGGTTATCTTTTGCATAATGGTCCCTACCTGCTCCTCGAGTTCCCCCTTAGTCATCTGCCTGCCGATGCCCCTGAACTGATTTTTGAGCTGGCCGCGCAGGGGAAAATCCCGATTGTTACTCACCCGGAACGTAATCCTGACATCCTGCGCAACCCTGACCTGCTCGTACCTCTCCTCGATGCCGGCGGTCTGCTCCAGTTGACGGCTGAAAGCCTGACCGGAGGCTTCGGTGCCGAAATCCGGGCCTGTGCCCGTCACCTGTTGCGGCGTGGCTGGTCCCATTTTCTGGCTTCGGACGGTCATTCTGCGACCTGGCGAAAACCTGTGCTCAGCAAAGGCTTGCAAGTCGCTCGGAAGCTGATTGGTGCAGACCGGGCACGGGCTTTAGTACTCGATAACCCGGCCCGCGTCATCTCCGGTGATTCCCTTTGAAATGGCGCAGACAAGTAAAAGATAATTCCCGGACGGGACTTATGCCTGGCTTGTTGATCCTTTCCCTTGCCATTCTTATGACTGCTCCTCTGTCCAGCGGATCCACTGGTTACTGGTCGTTGGCTGCGATGGAAACAGGCTGTTTTGTCCTGCTGACTCTGGTTCTGGTGGGGAGAAGGTCGAACTTCCTGAAACCGGTTGGCTGGCTGCCTCTATTGTTGTTGACCGGGTTTTGTCTGCTTCAACTCCTGCCCTTGCCTCCATCTCTGCTTTCCTGGCTGTCTCCGGAAACCGCTGCGCGCTATCAGGAGAGTATCTGGCTAATTCAGCCGGAAAGCTGGATGCCTTTGAGCCTGCACCCGAAGGTGACTTTGATGACCTTCTGGCGTCTGTTTGCCTGCGCCGTTTTTTTTCTAGCATTGATCCAGATTCTGAACAGCCTTCGTCGCTTAAAATTGTTTGTTACAGCGCTGGTTGCTTTCGGCGGCCTGTACGCAGCTCTCGGGCTAGTGCAATACCTGTTTCCTTCCGATCGGGTTTTCTGGTTTTTCATTGAGTGGCCGGAACGTACAGCTCATCATTTTGCCACCTACGTAAATGGAAATCATTTTGCCGGCTTGATGGGGATGATTATGCCTTTGGGCCTGGCCTTGGCAGTTTACGGTCTGCCCCGAAAAATCTACAGTGGCTGGAGAGAAGGCCTCGTTGAGTTTTTCTCCAATCCCGATATGGCCTCGTTTGCCTGGGTTGTGCTCGCGACACTGCTGATGGGGACATCCATCTTTTTCAGCCTCTCTCGTGGCGGTATCCTGGCTTCTCTGGCAGCCATCACCTGTTTTTTGCTACTCTTTGCCTTGCTTGGCCCAGATAGAAAACGTCTTGTCATCCCTTGTCTTGTCATGGTTCTGATCCTGGGCGGCGTTGGCTTGCTTGGCTGGGAGCCGGTGTTTGAGAGATTCTCAGCAGTACGGACCGATACCGGAGAATTAAACACTAAACGAACTGATTACTGGATGGACAGTATGGAGAGTGTTGCGGCTTATCCATTCTTTGGTACTGGCTTTGGTACTTTCGCAGACGCTTATCCAC of the Deltaproteobacteria bacterium IMCC39524 genome contains:
- a CDS encoding polysaccharide biosynthesis tyrosine autokinase, with the protein product MQIGTQDVHLRDYLRIINKRRVLVASVFLGGFLLVILAAFSMTPQYKGSTRLLIEKAANADFQDESSRFDPYFYSTQYELIQSDAVGRRVVRMLGLDSEPASLHDAAISGGLGGWVTSVMKLVKNGFGMGDDESSSAKIEPQSEILARQISAGIEVSPSRKSRIAEINYFSTDPEFAAQVANSVAQAYIEETLEMKLNFTRITIDWMTRKAEEEGAKLEVAENRLQQYMVENNILTLGDRMTVTPEQLSQLSSDLLQTESRRRELEALYAKASSVINQPELAEALPAVANDPSLQMLRSQILQAEQLILDLSNKFGPKHPTMKKAVSDLASLKNKKKLEIKRIIASIGNEYELARNKEESLQAQFNQTQGEAMNLNQKVVQYAALKRDVDANRQLYDALMLKIKEQSLTQDTQPVNVWIVEKATVPTFAVKPNKKKFLLGGFVGCLFLGIALAFFIEYLDNTVKSPEETERRLGISVLGVISLWAQEQGEVENAVSESPRSAFAENYKALRAAVQLSKPEGAPKSILITSPGPSAGKTTTAVNLATALAQSEKKVLLIDADLRKPRVHKVFSKSNKHGLSSYLSGGDGKQLLQKGPIENLTLITAGPIPPNPSELLSSKRMAQMIEDLSANYDVIICDSPPLMSVSDARVLSNLFEGTILVVRAHLTPFDLARKAIKSLADVNAPLLGMVINAIELKKSDYYYNDYYTSYGDEPEEESVES
- a CDS encoding capsular biosynthesis protein, with the protein product MMDIHCHILPGVDDGPANMEESLAMARLAVSDGIDTVFATPHVYLDGLTSDEIKEHAAALQKTVTAAGLGLKILSGGEGSSSLEFESLCGYLLHNGPYLLLEFPLSHLPADAPELIFELAAQGKIPIVTHPERNPDILRNPDLLVPLLDAGGLLQLTAESLTGGFGAEIRACARHLLRRGWSHFLASDGHSATWRKPVLSKGLQVARKLIGADRARALVLDNPARVISGDSL